Proteins encoded by one window of Synechococcus sp. MVIR-18-1:
- a CDS encoding DUF3685 domain-containing protein, whose product MNGIPNKILLIARNLLAESLLSGLAGNKELEISVSANQLDGQPDLVIWSIETIASPALLQLEVLKLQSRWGSAPLLLLLPAKLPCDPTELLSLDCAGLLQDPDLEQLQLSIATLLSGGRVVELSAHASSETIGSFQSPGLGPWLLMTGLQQINHDLRMIEVLLNPPPENPMLRFMLEGRCRELNSARQLLLWLWGPLQLGLEGALPLQQSSPFNEPSGTSIQLKQRNGAAVWDAIHQRLEMAVTGGLSNATGQMLAIEGLHPERRRELLLALLRQLNAVLQRLRLDQQASAEKRSDRALSEHWQALQPELRKQALCTMAGHYVRLPMGEELSGVADHLVLNTELEDIDEELPNPKRMLAPFLDDQPVLVDGQLLPADDPRALLQLETLVSNWLVRTAELIGSELLGVCGDWPELRRYLLDQRLISTRELERLRNQLNTQSRWQAWIQRPIRLYESQRLLYQLNDGTIAPLLLMEPRDEELRRLGWWQQQVALLLEARDALAPQVQLLVRRVGDLLAVVLTQVIGRAIGLVGRGIAQGMGRSFNRS is encoded by the coding sequence GTGAACGGGATTCCAAACAAGATTTTGCTTATCGCAAGGAATCTGCTTGCTGAATCTCTTTTGTCGGGGCTCGCTGGCAACAAAGAGTTAGAAATATCTGTTTCCGCGAATCAGCTGGATGGACAACCTGATCTTGTGATCTGGTCCATCGAAACGATTGCATCGCCGGCACTGCTCCAGCTTGAGGTTTTGAAACTGCAAAGCCGTTGGGGATCCGCTCCACTGTTGTTGTTGCTTCCTGCAAAACTTCCTTGCGATCCCACAGAGCTTCTTTCCCTGGATTGTGCGGGATTGCTTCAGGATCCTGATCTTGAGCAATTGCAGCTGAGCATTGCAACGTTGCTGTCTGGGGGCAGGGTGGTCGAACTGTCGGCGCACGCTTCGTCCGAGACGATTGGATCGTTTCAGTCACCAGGGCTGGGCCCCTGGTTGTTGATGACTGGTCTTCAGCAAATCAATCACGACCTGCGCATGATTGAGGTCCTGTTGAACCCACCGCCAGAGAATCCGATGTTGCGATTCATGCTGGAGGGTCGCTGTCGTGAATTGAACAGTGCTCGTCAGCTGTTGCTTTGGCTTTGGGGACCATTGCAATTAGGGCTGGAAGGTGCTCTTCCTCTCCAGCAATCGTCTCCCTTCAACGAACCGTCAGGAACATCGATTCAGTTGAAACAGAGAAATGGTGCTGCGGTGTGGGATGCCATTCATCAACGCCTTGAAATGGCGGTGACGGGAGGTTTAAGCAACGCCACCGGTCAGATGCTGGCGATTGAAGGTCTCCACCCTGAGCGACGACGCGAGCTCTTGCTTGCCCTGTTGCGACAGCTCAACGCTGTGCTGCAAAGGTTGCGTTTGGATCAGCAGGCTTCCGCTGAAAAGCGGTCGGATCGCGCGCTCTCGGAGCACTGGCAGGCTTTGCAACCGGAATTGCGCAAGCAGGCGTTGTGCACGATGGCGGGCCATTACGTACGCCTTCCTATGGGAGAGGAACTCAGCGGCGTGGCCGATCACCTGGTTCTGAATACAGAGCTGGAAGACATCGATGAGGAACTGCCGAATCCAAAGCGGATGCTTGCCCCTTTTCTTGACGATCAGCCCGTTTTGGTCGATGGGCAATTGCTGCCTGCCGATGATCCCCGCGCGTTGCTGCAGCTCGAAACGTTGGTGAGCAATTGGTTGGTGCGCACAGCCGAACTGATTGGATCTGAGCTGCTTGGCGTTTGCGGAGACTGGCCTGAGTTGAGACGCTACTTATTAGATCAACGCTTGATTTCCACCCGAGAGCTGGAACGTCTACGCAACCAACTCAACACCCAGTCTCGCTGGCAAGCTTGGATTCAACGTCCGATTCGCCTGTACGAAAGCCAGCGTCTTCTGTATCAGCTCAATGACGGAACGATCGCACCGCTGTTGTTAATGGAACCCAGAGACGAAGAGTTGCGTCGTCTCGGCTGGTGGCAACAACAGGTTGCTCTTCTGCTAGAAGCGCGGGATGCCTTGGCTCCTCAGGTTCAACTTCTGGTCCGCAGAGTGGGTGATCTGTTAGCGGTGGTCCTGACCCAAGTGATTGGTCGAGCGATCGGACTGGTGGGTCGAGGTATCGCTCAAGGGATGGGCCGCAGCTTCAACCGCAGCTGA
- a CDS encoding Fur family transcriptional regulator yields the protein MSAASSGLQATFELCRKLGMRLSQQRRMVLDLLWTEASHLSARDIFEKLNDQGRRIGHTSVYQNLEALQRAGVIECLDRASGRLYGYRSDPHSHLTCLESGRIEDLDVQLPDELVREIEERTGYTIETYTLQLSGRPAALDGRR from the coding sequence TTGTCCGCTGCTTCCAGTGGACTCCAAGCCACTTTTGAGTTGTGCCGAAAACTTGGGATGCGCTTGAGTCAGCAAAGGCGGATGGTCTTGGATCTGCTTTGGACTGAAGCCAGCCATTTAAGTGCGCGGGATATTTTTGAAAAATTGAATGATCAGGGGCGACGGATTGGCCATACATCGGTGTACCAAAATCTCGAGGCTCTCCAGAGAGCTGGTGTGATCGAATGTCTGGATCGGGCGAGTGGCCGCCTTTATGGCTATCGAAGTGACCCCCACAGCCATCTCACTTGCCTCGAGAGCGGACGAATCGAGGACCTCGATGTTCAACTGCCTGATGAACTCGTGCGGGAAATCGAAGAGCGCACTGGCTACACAATTGAGACCTACACCCTTCAACTCAGTGGACGTCCAGCAGCATTAGATGGACGGCGATGA
- the hisA gene encoding 1-(5-phosphoribosyl)-5-[(5-phosphoribosylamino)methylideneamino]imidazole-4-carboxamide isomerase: protein MEIIPAIDLLQGNCVRLHQGDYDQVTRFSDDPLAQAQQWVKQGATRLHLVDLDGARSGEPINDQAVRLIAKELSIPVQLGGGVRSLERAEELLSCGLDRVILGTVAIENPELVMELASRHPHKIVVGIDARNGFVATRGWVEESTVEATALAQRFSSAGIAAIISTDIATDGTLAGPNLDALRAMAQASEVPVIASGGVGCMADLLSLLALEPLGVEGVIVGRALYDGRVDLHEAIQAMADGRLQDPLSDQCRTIA from the coding sequence ATGGAGATCATTCCCGCCATTGACCTCTTGCAGGGCAACTGTGTTCGTTTGCATCAGGGTGACTACGACCAGGTCACTCGCTTTAGCGACGACCCACTCGCGCAGGCTCAACAGTGGGTCAAGCAGGGTGCAACCCGTTTGCATTTAGTGGATCTCGATGGTGCTCGAAGCGGTGAGCCCATCAATGATCAAGCGGTGCGCTTGATTGCAAAAGAGCTCTCCATTCCTGTGCAACTTGGTGGCGGAGTGCGCTCGTTGGAGAGGGCTGAAGAGCTGCTCAGCTGTGGACTGGATCGAGTCATTCTCGGCACCGTGGCGATCGAGAACCCCGAGTTGGTGATGGAGCTTGCCAGCCGTCATCCTCACAAAATTGTGGTGGGCATCGATGCACGCAACGGTTTTGTCGCCACCCGTGGATGGGTTGAGGAGAGCACCGTGGAAGCCACGGCTCTGGCTCAACGGTTCAGTTCCGCAGGGATTGCGGCCATCATCAGCACCGATATCGCTACCGATGGCACGTTGGCTGGGCCGAATCTCGATGCCTTGCGCGCCATGGCTCAAGCGAGTGAGGTTCCTGTGATCGCCTCTGGCGGCGTGGGTTGCATGGCAGATCTGCTATCGCTACTCGCCCTAGAACCACTGGGTGTGGAGGGGGTGATCGTGGGTCGAGCGCTCTACGACGGCCGCGTCGACTTGCATGAAGCGATCCAGGCGATGGCGGATGGCCGTCTGCAAGACCCTTTGAGTGATCAGTGCCGCACGATCGCTTGA
- a CDS encoding NAD-dependent epimerase/dehydratase family protein yields the protein MKILVMGGTRFVGKPLVARLQDQGHALTLFTRGRLPSPKGVESIQGDRSVDADLDQLKGRDFEVIIDSSGRSLDDSRRVLAVTGTPTHRFLYVSSAGVYAASTQWPLDETAAIDPASRHSGKADTEQWLQEQGIPFTSFRPTYIVGPGNYNPVERWFFDRIVNDRPIPLPGSGETITQIGHAEDLAEAMARSLEVDAASNRIYNCSASRGITFRGLIEAAAVACGRDPKQLDLRPFDPSGLDPKARKAFPLRLSHFLTDTTRVRRELAWEPRFDACASLLDSYQRDYKGKPTPDPDFSADQALIGEV from the coding sequence ATGAAGATTCTCGTAATGGGTGGCACCCGCTTTGTTGGGAAGCCATTGGTGGCAAGGCTTCAAGACCAGGGGCATGCACTCACCCTGTTCACACGAGGTCGACTTCCCTCACCCAAAGGAGTGGAGTCAATCCAAGGAGATCGCAGTGTTGATGCCGATCTCGACCAACTCAAGGGACGTGACTTTGAGGTAATCATCGACAGCTCCGGCCGCAGTTTGGACGACAGTCGTCGCGTCTTAGCGGTAACGGGCACGCCGACGCATCGCTTTCTGTATGTGAGTTCTGCTGGGGTCTATGCCGCCTCCACGCAGTGGCCGCTGGATGAAACAGCTGCGATCGATCCCGCCAGTCGACATTCAGGCAAGGCCGACACCGAACAATGGCTGCAAGAGCAGGGGATTCCCTTCACCAGCTTCCGTCCCACCTACATCGTGGGACCTGGGAATTACAACCCCGTAGAGCGCTGGTTCTTTGACCGAATCGTGAATGATCGCCCGATTCCCCTTCCAGGATCAGGTGAGACCATCACCCAGATCGGCCACGCTGAAGACCTGGCTGAGGCCATGGCGCGCTCGCTTGAGGTGGATGCCGCTAGCAATCGGATCTACAACTGCAGCGCAAGCCGAGGCATCACCTTCCGTGGCTTGATTGAGGCGGCAGCCGTGGCCTGTGGCCGAGACCCCAAGCAATTGGATTTACGACCGTTTGACCCCAGTGGACTAGATCCCAAAGCCCGCAAGGCCTTTCCTTTAAGGCTCAGTCATTTTTTAACCGACACCACCCGCGTCAGGCGTGAACTGGCTTGGGAACCCCGGTTTGATGCCTGTGCCTCCCTCCTTGACAGCTATCAGCGGGACTACAAAGGCAAGCCGACACCCGATCCTGACTTCAGCGCTGACCAGGCTCTGATCGGCGAGGTTTGA
- a CDS encoding CDP-alcohol phosphatidyltransferase family protein has product MISPWRLWADRLTLARALMGLPLLLALATHYDALAWWLLLIGGWSDAADGWLARRAGGGSTWGARLDPLADKLLISAPLIWLASEGTLPVWAVWLLLARELLISGWRGGSSDGAPASAAGKAKTILQFLSLALMLWPPLWGDAALVQGLRGVGVGLFWPSLFLALWSAWGYLKPRRSEPGQR; this is encoded by the coding sequence TTGATCTCTCCCTGGCGCCTCTGGGCTGATCGACTCACCTTGGCTCGAGCCCTGATGGGGCTCCCGCTTCTGCTTGCCTTGGCGACGCATTACGACGCGTTGGCCTGGTGGTTATTGCTGATTGGAGGCTGGAGCGATGCAGCGGATGGCTGGTTGGCGAGACGTGCCGGTGGTGGCAGCACGTGGGGCGCTCGGCTGGACCCTCTCGCTGACAAGTTGTTGATCAGTGCTCCTCTGATCTGGTTGGCGTCAGAGGGAACCCTTCCTGTTTGGGCTGTCTGGCTGTTGCTGGCCCGTGAATTGCTGATCTCTGGCTGGCGTGGTGGAAGCAGTGATGGGGCACCAGCATCCGCTGCAGGGAAAGCCAAAACAATCCTCCAATTTCTCAGCCTTGCGCTCATGCTTTGGCCCCCTCTGTGGGGAGATGCAGCACTGGTTCAGGGTTTGAGAGGGGTTGGTGTGGGTTTGTTTTGGCCCTCGTTGTTTTTGGCGTTGTGGTCAGCCTGGGGCTATCTCAAACCTCGCCGATCAGAGCCTGGTCAGCGCTGA
- a CDS encoding CBS domain-containing protein, translating into MVLQQTVKEVMSSPVLTVTPETALKDAVSLLSDHHISGLPVVDQNGLLIGELTEQDLMVRESGVDAGPYVMLLDSVIYLKNPLNWDKQVHQVLGTTVADLMGRDLHSCSESLPLPKAASLLHERSTQRLIVVDDNKHPVGVLTRGDIVRALASGQS; encoded by the coding sequence ATGGTGCTTCAGCAGACGGTCAAAGAGGTGATGTCATCGCCCGTATTGACTGTGACACCAGAAACGGCATTAAAAGATGCCGTGAGTCTGCTGAGCGATCACCACATCAGTGGCCTGCCGGTGGTGGATCAGAACGGACTTCTGATCGGTGAGCTCACCGAGCAAGACCTCATGGTGCGTGAAAGCGGAGTTGATGCCGGCCCCTACGTGATGCTGTTGGACAGCGTGATTTATCTGAAGAATCCACTCAACTGGGACAAGCAGGTTCATCAAGTGCTGGGCACCACGGTGGCCGATCTGATGGGACGTGACCTTCACAGCTGCTCAGAGAGTCTCCCTCTCCCCAAAGCTGCATCGTTGCTGCATGAACGCAGCACCCAGAGACTGATCGTGGTGGACGACAACAAACACCCCGTGGGAGTGTTAACGCGGGGTGACATCGTCCGAGCCTTGGCGTCAGGACAGTCTTAG